The following coding sequences lie in one Caloenas nicobarica isolate bCalNic1 chromosome 13, bCalNic1.hap1, whole genome shotgun sequence genomic window:
- the HNRNPAB gene encoding heterogeneous nuclear ribonucleoprotein A/B isoform X2, producing MSEAEQQLAAAAGATQNGHEAAESAGEQQAETGGAPAAAGAAAAAAATAGTAAAGAGPAAGTAGAAASQNGAEGDQINASKNEEDAGKMFVGGLSWDTSKKDLKDYFTKFGEVTDCTIKMDPNTGRSRGFGFILFKEPGSVEKVLEQKEHRLDGRLIDPKKAMAMKKDPVKKIFVGGLNPEATEEKIREYFGEFGEIEAIELPMDPKTNKRRGFVFITFKEEDPVKKVLEKKFHNVSGSKCEIKVAQPKEVYQQQQFSSGGGRGSYGGRGRGGRGGGQGSANYGKTPRRGGHQNNYKPY from the exons ATGTCCGAAGCGGAGCAGCAGTTGGCGGCCGCTGCCGGCGCCACCCAGAACGGGCACGAAGCGGCCGAGAGCGCCGGAGAACAGCAGGCCGAAACCGGCGGGgctccggcggcggcgggcgcagcagcggcggcagcggcgaCGGCGGGAACGGCGGCAGCAGGAGCCGGACCGGCGGCGGGAACAGCGGGGGCGGCCGCCAGCCAAAACGGAGCCGAAGGCGACCAGATCAATGCCAGCAAGAACGAGGAGGACGCGGG GAAGATGTTCGTTGGCGGCCTCAGTTGGGATACAAGCAAAAAAGACTTGAAAGATTACTTCACCAAGTTTGGTGAGGTAACTGACTGTACGATAAAGATGGACCCTAACACAGGAAGATCCAGAGGCTTTGGATTTATTCTCTTCAAAGAACCTGGGAGTGTTGAAAAG GTTCTGGAACAGAAAGAACACAGGCTAGATGGACGACTAATTGACCCCAAGAAGGCCATGGCAATGAAAAAGGATccagtgaagaaaatatttgttggtGGACTTAACCCAGAAGccacagaagagaaaatcagGGAATACTTTGGAGAGTTTGGAGAG ATTGAAGCAATTGAACTTCCAATGGATCCAAAGACCAACAAAAGGAGGGGGTTTGTGTTCATCACTTTCAAGGAAGAGGATCCGGTGAAGAAGGTTTTGGAGAAGAAATTCCATAAcgtcagtggaagcaag tgcgAGATTAAGGTAGCACAGCCAAAAGAAGTATACCAGCAGCAACAGTTCAGTAGTGGTGGAGGAAGAGGTAGCTatggaggaagaggcagaggtGGAAGAGGCGGCG GTCAAGGCAGTGCAAATTATGGGAAGACACCAAGACGTGGTGGTCATCAGAATAACTACAAGCCATATTGA
- the NME5 gene encoding nucleoside diphosphate kinase homolog 5 produces MQMLMPEPQICVERTLVLIKPDVVDKEEEIEDLILRSGFLIVQKRKLQLSPEQCSNFYADQYGKVFFPNLTAYMSSGPLVAMVLARRCAISYWKELLGPPNSIKARRTHPHSLRAIYGTDDLRNGLHGSHSISSAEREIRFMFPEAILEPIPTGQRARDYVNLYVKPTLLAGLTALCKEKPADPMTWLADWLIEHNPNKPRLRHQLAEEEHQG; encoded by the exons ATGCAGATGTTAATGCCTGAACCTCAGATTTGTGTGGAAAGAACTCTAGTGCTTATCAAACCAGATGTCGTtgataaagaagaagaaatagaagatCTCATTCTCAGATCGGGATTCCTGATCGTTCAG aaaCGGAAGCTCCAGTTAAGCCCAGAGCAATGTAGCAACTTCTATGCAGACCAATAtggaaaagtgttttttcctaatttaaCAGCCTATATGAGTTCTGGACCTTTAGTTGCTATGGTTCTTGCCAGACGTTGCGCGATCTCATACTGGAAAGAATTGCTTGGACCACCAAACAGCATAAAGGCCAGGAGAACGCACCCTCACAG CTTAAGAGCAATCTATGGGACTGATGATCTGAGGAATGGACTTCACGGCAGTCACAGCATTTCctcagcagaaagagaaattcGATTCATGTTTCCAGAAG CGATTTTGGAGCCAATTCCAACTGGACAAAGAGCTAGAGATTACGTGAACCTCTATGTAAAGCCGACATTACTAGCCGGGCTCACTGCGCTGTGCAAAGAGAAGCCAGCGGATCCCATG ACTTGGCTGGCTGACTGGCTGATTGAACACAATCCTAATAAACCTCGGCTACGACATCAGCTCGCTGAAGAAGAGCATCAGGGGTGA
- the HNRNPAB gene encoding heterogeneous nuclear ribonucleoprotein A/B isoform X1, with translation MSEAEQQLAAAAGATQNGHEAAESAGEQQAETGGAPAAAGAAAAAAATAGTAAAGAGPAAGTAGAAASQNGAEGDQINASKNEEDAGKMFVGGLSWDTSKKDLKDYFTKFGEVTDCTIKMDPNTGRSRGFGFILFKEPGSVEKVLEQKEHRLDGRLIDPKKAMAMKKDPVKKIFVGGLNPEATEEKIREYFGEFGEIEAIELPMDPKTNKRRGFVFITFKEEDPVKKVLEKKFHNVSGSKCEIKVAQPKEVYQQQQFSSGGGRGSYGGRGRGGRGGAQSQNWNQGYGNYWNQGYGNQGYGYQQGYGGYGGYDYSGYGYYGYGPGYDYSQGSANYGKTPRRGGHQNNYKPY, from the exons ATGTCCGAAGCGGAGCAGCAGTTGGCGGCCGCTGCCGGCGCCACCCAGAACGGGCACGAAGCGGCCGAGAGCGCCGGAGAACAGCAGGCCGAAACCGGCGGGgctccggcggcggcgggcgcagcagcggcggcagcggcgaCGGCGGGAACGGCGGCAGCAGGAGCCGGACCGGCGGCGGGAACAGCGGGGGCGGCCGCCAGCCAAAACGGAGCCGAAGGCGACCAGATCAATGCCAGCAAGAACGAGGAGGACGCGGG GAAGATGTTCGTTGGCGGCCTCAGTTGGGATACAAGCAAAAAAGACTTGAAAGATTACTTCACCAAGTTTGGTGAGGTAACTGACTGTACGATAAAGATGGACCCTAACACAGGAAGATCCAGAGGCTTTGGATTTATTCTCTTCAAAGAACCTGGGAGTGTTGAAAAG GTTCTGGAACAGAAAGAACACAGGCTAGATGGACGACTAATTGACCCCAAGAAGGCCATGGCAATGAAAAAGGATccagtgaagaaaatatttgttggtGGACTTAACCCAGAAGccacagaagagaaaatcagGGAATACTTTGGAGAGTTTGGAGAG ATTGAAGCAATTGAACTTCCAATGGATCCAAAGACCAACAAAAGGAGGGGGTTTGTGTTCATCACTTTCAAGGAAGAGGATCCGGTGAAGAAGGTTTTGGAGAAGAAATTCCATAAcgtcagtggaagcaag tgcgAGATTAAGGTAGCACAGCCAAAAGAAGTATACCAGCAGCAACAGTTCAGTAGTGGTGGAGGAAGAGGTAGCTatggaggaagaggcagaggtGGAAGAGGCGGCG CTCAAAGTCAAAATTGGAATCAAGGTTATGGCAATTACTGGAACCAGGGTTATGGGAATCAAGGATACGGCTATCAGCAAGGTTATGGTGGCTATGGAGGCTATGATTATTCAGGATATGGGTATTATGGATATGGACCAGGCTATGATTACA GTCAAGGCAGTGCAAATTATGGGAAGACACCAAGACGTGGTGGTCATCAGAATAACTACAAGCCATATTGA